In Pseudomonas oryzicola, one DNA window encodes the following:
- a CDS encoding muconate cycloisomerase family protein has protein sequence MTSALIERIEAIIVDLPTIRPHKLAMHTMQQQTLVVLRVRCSDGVEGLGEATTIGGLAYGYESPEGIKANVDAHLAPALVGLPADNINAAMLKLDKLAKGNTFAKSGIESALLDAQGKRLGLPVSELLGGRVRDSLEVAWTLASGDTARDIAEARQMLESRRHRVFKLKIGANPVAQDLKHVLAIKRELGDSASVRVDVNQYWDESQAIRACQVLGDNGIDLIEQPISRSNRSGQVRLNQRSPAPIMADESIESVEDAFSLAADGAASIFALKIAKNGGPRAVLRTAQIAEAAGIAVYGGTMLEGSIGTLASAHAFLTLRQLTWGTELFGPLLLTEEIVNEPLQYRDFQLHLPRTPGLGLTLDEQRLARFARRY, from the coding sequence ATGACAAGCGCGCTGATTGAACGTATAGAAGCCATTATCGTCGACCTGCCGACCATCCGCCCGCACAAGCTGGCGATGCACACCATGCAACAGCAGACCCTGGTGGTATTGCGGGTGCGCTGCAGCGATGGCGTCGAAGGCCTCGGCGAGGCCACCACCATCGGTGGCCTGGCCTACGGCTACGAAAGCCCCGAGGGCATCAAGGCCAACGTCGATGCGCACCTGGCGCCGGCGCTGGTCGGCCTGCCGGCAGACAACATCAATGCCGCCATGCTCAAGCTGGACAAGCTGGCCAAGGGCAACACGTTTGCCAAGTCGGGCATCGAGAGCGCCCTGCTCGATGCGCAAGGCAAGCGCCTCGGCCTGCCGGTCAGCGAACTGCTCGGCGGCCGTGTGCGCGACAGCCTGGAAGTGGCCTGGACCCTGGCCAGTGGTGATACCGCCCGCGACATCGCCGAAGCCCGGCAAATGCTGGAAAGCCGCCGACACCGGGTGTTCAAGCTGAAAATCGGCGCCAACCCGGTGGCGCAGGACCTCAAGCATGTGCTGGCGATCAAGCGCGAGCTGGGCGACAGTGCCAGCGTGCGGGTCGACGTCAACCAGTATTGGGACGAATCCCAGGCCATCCGCGCCTGCCAGGTGCTCGGCGACAACGGCATCGACCTGATCGAGCAACCGATCTCACGTAGCAACCGCAGTGGCCAGGTGCGCCTGAACCAGCGCAGCCCGGCGCCGATCATGGCCGACGAATCGATCGAAAGCGTCGAAGACGCCTTCAGCCTGGCCGCCGACGGCGCGGCCAGCATCTTCGCCCTGAAGATCGCCAAGAACGGCGGCCCGCGCGCCGTGCTGCGCACCGCGCAAATTGCCGAAGCCGCCGGTATTGCCGTGTATGGCGGGACCATGCTCGAAGGTTCGATCGGCACCCTGGCTTCGGCCCATGCCTTCCTTACCCTGCGCCAGCTGACCTGGGGTACCGAACTGTTCGGGCCGCTGCTACTCACCGAAGAAATCGTCAACGAGCCGCTGCAGTACCGCGATTTCCAGTTGCACCTGCCACGCACCCCTGGCCTGGGCCTGACCCTGGACGAGCAGCGCCTGGCGCGCTTCGCCCGCCGCTACTGA
- the catC gene encoding muconolactone Delta-isomerase: MLFHVKMTVKLPVDMDPAKAARLKADEKELAQRLQREGTWRHLWRIAGHYANYSVFDVASVEALHDTLMQLPLFPYMDIEVDGLCRHPSSIRSDDR, from the coding sequence ATGCTGTTCCACGTGAAGATGACCGTGAAACTGCCAGTCGACATGGACCCGGCCAAGGCTGCCCGGCTCAAGGCCGACGAAAAGGAACTGGCCCAGCGCCTGCAGCGCGAAGGTACCTGGAGGCACCTGTGGCGCATCGCCGGGCACTATGCCAACTACAGCGTGTTCGATGTAGCCAGTGTCGAAGCGCTACACGACACCCTGATGCAACTGCCACTGTTCCCGTACATGGACATCGAGGTCGACGGCTTGTGCCGACACCCCTCGTCGATCCGCAGCGACGACCGCTGA
- the catA gene encoding catechol 1,2-dioxygenase: MTVKISHTADVQAFFSEVAGLGHAAGNPRFKQIILRVLQDSARLIEDLDITEDEFWHAVDYLNRLGGRNEAGLLAAGLGLEHFLDLLQDAKDAEAGLTGGTPRTIEGPLYVAGAPLAQGEARMDDGTDPGVVMFLQGRVFGADGKPLAGATVDLWHANTQGTYSYFDSSQSEYNLRRRIITDAEGCYRARSIVPSGYGCDPQGPTQECLDLLGRHGQRPAHVHFFISAPGHRHLTTQINFAGDQYLWDDFAYATRDGLVGELRFVDDAAKARDRGVQGERFAELAFDFRLQAAKAPAAEARSQRPRALQNP; encoded by the coding sequence ATGACCGTAAAGATTTCCCACACTGCCGATGTTCAAGCGTTCTTCAGCGAAGTGGCGGGCCTGGGCCATGCCGCAGGCAATCCGCGCTTCAAGCAGATCATCCTGCGCGTGCTGCAGGACAGCGCCCGCCTGATCGAGGACCTGGACATCACCGAGGACGAGTTCTGGCATGCCGTGGACTACCTCAACCGCCTGGGTGGCCGCAACGAAGCCGGGCTGCTGGCGGCGGGCCTGGGCCTCGAGCACTTCCTCGACCTGCTGCAGGACGCCAAGGACGCCGAGGCCGGCCTGACCGGCGGCACCCCGCGTACCATCGAGGGCCCGCTGTATGTGGCGGGCGCGCCGCTGGCGCAGGGTGAAGCGCGCATGGACGACGGCACCGACCCGGGCGTGGTGATGTTCCTCCAGGGCCGGGTGTTCGGTGCCGACGGCAAGCCGCTGGCCGGCGCCACGGTCGACCTGTGGCACGCCAATACCCAGGGCACTTACTCCTACTTCGACTCCAGCCAGTCCGAGTACAACCTGCGCCGCCGCATCATCACCGATGCCGAGGGCTGCTATCGCGCACGCTCCATCGTGCCCTCGGGGTATGGCTGCGATCCACAGGGGCCGACCCAGGAATGCCTGGACCTGCTCGGCCGCCACGGCCAGCGCCCGGCGCATGTGCACTTCTTCATCTCGGCGCCCGGGCACCGTCATTTGACCACGCAGATCAACTTTGCCGGTGACCAGTACCTGTGGGATGACTTTGCCTATGCCACCCGCGACGGGCTGGTCGGCGAGCTGCGCTTTGTCGATGATGCTGCAAAAGCCCGCGACCGCGGTGTGCAGGGCGAGCGCTTTGCCGAGCTGGCCTTCGACTTCCGCCTGCAGGCAGCCAAGGCCCCGGCAGCGGAGGCGCGCAGCCAGCGCCCGCGGGCATTGCAAAACCCCTGA
- a CDS encoding GNAT family N-acetyltransferase, whose translation MLPIELLATTADQAPLIRNLYQFYAYESSDWEQEDVEVDGRFYIHDEHLQRYWETDGWGAYLVLADGFIAGFVLVERSELPGIEAFELADLFILKKYRRQGIGRAVALQFLQGEGDWLLRCYAQDVPAVAFCNAVVAGLSRPAQAMAFEDEPELFNLLVTGARH comes from the coding sequence ATGCTGCCCATCGAACTGCTGGCGACCACCGCCGACCAGGCCCCGCTGATCCGCAACCTCTACCAGTTCTACGCCTACGAGTCGTCCGACTGGGAGCAGGAAGACGTCGAGGTGGATGGCCGCTTCTACATCCACGACGAGCACCTGCAACGTTACTGGGAAACCGATGGCTGGGGTGCCTACCTGGTGCTGGCAGACGGCTTCATCGCCGGCTTCGTGCTGGTGGAGCGCAGCGAACTGCCTGGTATCGAGGCGTTCGAGCTGGCCGACCTGTTCATCCTGAAAAAGTACCGCCGGCAGGGCATCGGCCGCGCGGTGGCGTTGCAGTTTTTGCAGGGCGAGGGCGATTGGCTGTTGCGCTGCTACGCCCAGGACGTACCGGCCGTGGCCTTCTGCAACGCCGTGGTGGCAGGATTGTCGCGCCCGGCGCAGGCAATGGCCTTTGAAGACGAACCGGAGTTGTTCAATCTCCTGGTCACGGGCGCTCGTCATTGA
- a CDS encoding DMT family transporter has translation MSSSTPLSGINQPLRGIALVVMATFLFASHDALSKFLGGLYPIIMVVWARYVVHTLLMAGIFLPKAGLNVLRTRRPLLQTLRALSLLSTSLLFTSGLQYLPLAEATAVNFLAPVLVTALSAPLLKERVTVGQWVAVVMGFIGVLVVVHPGGAMFTPAILYPFGSALGFCFYQLLTRILAAHDSPTTSNFYAGLCNTLAMSALVPFFWEVPRWDHALLMLALGGFGMTAHLLLTQAFRHAAPALLAPFSYCQIVFAGLLGLVVYSQVPDTLSLVGIAVICLSGLGAAWMQRGK, from the coding sequence ATGAGTTCCAGCACACCGCTGTCCGGAATCAACCAACCGCTGCGCGGCATCGCCCTGGTGGTGATGGCGACATTCCTGTTCGCCAGCCACGATGCCTTGTCCAAGTTCCTTGGCGGCCTGTACCCGATCATCATGGTGGTATGGGCGCGATATGTGGTGCACACGCTGCTGATGGCCGGCATCTTCCTGCCCAAGGCCGGGCTCAACGTGCTGCGCACCCGCCGCCCACTGCTGCAGACCTTGCGTGCCTTGAGCCTGCTGAGTACCAGCCTGCTGTTTACCAGCGGCCTGCAGTACCTGCCGCTGGCCGAGGCGACTGCGGTCAACTTCCTCGCTCCGGTACTGGTCACTGCACTGTCGGCGCCGTTGCTCAAGGAGCGGGTCACGGTGGGGCAGTGGGTTGCGGTGGTGATGGGCTTCATCGGCGTGCTGGTGGTGGTGCATCCGGGAGGCGCGATGTTCACCCCGGCGATCCTGTACCCGTTCGGTTCGGCGCTGGGCTTCTGCTTCTATCAATTGCTCACGCGCATCCTGGCGGCGCACGATAGCCCGACCACCAGCAACTTCTATGCGGGGTTGTGCAACACCCTGGCCATGAGTGCGCTGGTGCCGTTTTTCTGGGAGGTGCCGCGTTGGGACCATGCGCTGCTGATGCTGGCGCTGGGCGGTTTCGGCATGACTGCGCACCTGCTGCTGACCCAGGCCTTCCGCCATGCGGCGCCGGCGTTGCTGGCGCCGTTCAGCTATTGCCAGATCGTGTTTGCCGGGTTGCTGGGCCTGGTGGTCTACAGCCAGGTGCCGGACACCCTGAGCCTGGTCGGTATCGCAGTGATCTGCCTGAGTGGGCTGGGCGCGGCATGGATGCAGCGGGGCAAGTAG
- a CDS encoding LysR family transcriptional regulator gives MNRNDLRRVDMNLLVLFEALMIERNLTRVGEKLFITQPTVSAALARLRELFDDPLLIRNGRAMEPTPRAMQIFAELGPAMDVISAAISRAREFDPASSCNVFRLGLSDDAEFGLFPALLQALREEAPNLSVVVRRANFLLMPGLLASGEISVGVSYTTDLPATAKRRKLRDIGVRVLRADDRPGPLTLDEYCARPHVMVSFSGDMSGNIDLDLARIGRCRKVVLAVPQFGSLRALLRNTELIATVPDYAACALADDGSLRADPAPFDITEAELSMVWSGAQDNDPAERWLRERILQFMAAR, from the coding sequence ATGAACCGCAACGACCTGCGCCGCGTCGACATGAACCTGCTGGTGTTGTTCGAAGCCCTGATGATCGAACGCAACCTGACCCGCGTCGGCGAAAAGCTGTTCATTACGCAGCCCACCGTGAGTGCCGCGCTCGCGCGCCTGCGCGAGCTGTTCGACGACCCGCTGCTGATCCGCAACGGCCGGGCCATGGAGCCCACGCCAAGGGCCATGCAGATCTTCGCCGAGCTGGGCCCGGCCATGGACGTGATCTCCGCTGCCATCAGCCGCGCCCGCGAGTTCGACCCGGCCAGCAGTTGCAACGTGTTCCGCCTGGGGTTGTCGGACGATGCCGAATTCGGGCTGTTCCCGGCCCTGCTCCAGGCCCTGCGCGAAGAAGCCCCGAACCTCAGCGTGGTGGTGCGGCGGGCCAACTTCCTGCTGATGCCGGGGCTGCTGGCCAGCGGCGAGATTTCGGTCGGCGTCAGCTACACCACCGACCTGCCGGCCACCGCCAAACGCCGCAAGCTGCGCGACATCGGCGTACGGGTATTGCGCGCCGACGACCGCCCAGGCCCGCTGACCCTCGACGAATACTGCGCCCGCCCGCATGTGATGGTGTCATTCTCGGGCGACATGAGCGGCAACATCGACCTCGACCTGGCGCGCATCGGCCGCTGCCGCAAGGTGGTGCTGGCGGTGCCGCAGTTCGGCAGCCTGCGCGCCTTGCTGCGCAATACCGAACTGATCGCCACGGTGCCGGACTATGCCGCCTGTGCCTTGGCCGACGATGGCAGCCTGCGCGCCGACCCGGCGCCGTTCGACATCACCGAGGCCGAGCTGTCGATGGTCTGGAGCGGTGCCCAGGACAACGACCCGGCCGAGCGCTGGTTGCGCGAGCGCATCCTGCAGTTCATGGCGGCGCGGTAA
- a CDS encoding GNAT family N-acetyltransferase, with product MQIRPLTHDDLPHASALCLDAFTQAVAPTLPAQGVATFARVAAADAFAERMQGDNLILVGVVDGAMVGLVELKQGCHIAMLFIAPRWQRQGIGARLMNAALEHARVEVVTVRASLPSVPAYQHYGFTLAGEVNAFAGMVYQPMEKRLPGWRGQ from the coding sequence ATGCAGATACGCCCACTGACCCACGATGATCTGCCCCACGCCAGTGCCCTGTGCCTGGATGCTTTCACCCAGGCGGTCGCGCCCACGCTGCCAGCGCAGGGTGTGGCAACGTTTGCCAGGGTGGCAGCGGCCGACGCGTTTGCCGAACGCATGCAAGGCGACAACCTGATACTGGTCGGGGTGGTGGATGGCGCCATGGTGGGCCTGGTCGAACTCAAGCAAGGCTGCCATATCGCCATGTTGTTCATCGCCCCCCGCTGGCAACGCCAGGGCATCGGCGCGCGCCTGATGAACGCAGCGCTGGAACACGCCAGGGTGGAGGTCGTGACCGTCAGGGCATCACTGCCTTCGGTACCTGCCTACCAACACTACGGTTTCACACTGGCAGGCGAGGTGAATGCGTTTGCCGGGATGGTCTATCAACCCATGGAGAAGCGCTTGCCCGGCTGGCGTGGGCAATGA
- a CDS encoding LysR substrate-binding domain-containing protein, translated as MPAGYPGLPSLNALRVFEVVARHLNFRLAAEELGVTQAAVAQHVRGLEASLEVRLFERLPRGLGLTNAGHAYSTSVRSALAMIEEATRLLRPVPSHLTVSVTPTFASKWLIPRLGHFAERHPEIDLRVLATDRLSHFHTDGVDLAVRYGQPPFAPGLNAELLMAPTVVAVASPGLLAEMGRPGDFAALQRYVALHDAHNFWPQFYAAVFPGHSPASARTVRFNQTSLAIEAAIGGQGIALASQAFVSDDLAAGRLVQVFPQQLRLDKAFYLVWPRKRQAPAALQLVRAWLQAQAGDRKSIV; from the coding sequence ATGCCTGCAGGTTACCCCGGTTTGCCTTCGCTCAATGCGCTACGCGTGTTCGAAGTGGTGGCGCGTCACCTCAACTTCCGCCTGGCGGCCGAGGAGCTTGGCGTGACCCAGGCGGCTGTCGCCCAGCATGTTCGCGGGCTGGAGGCCAGCCTGGAGGTGCGCCTGTTCGAGCGCCTGCCGCGCGGCCTTGGCCTGACCAATGCCGGGCACGCCTACAGCACCAGCGTGCGCAGCGCCCTGGCAATGATCGAGGAAGCCACGCGCTTGTTGCGCCCGGTGCCGTCCCACCTCACCGTCAGCGTGACGCCAACCTTTGCCTCGAAATGGCTGATCCCCAGGCTCGGGCACTTTGCCGAGCGCCACCCCGAGATTGACCTGCGGGTACTGGCGACCGACCGGCTTTCCCACTTTCATACCGACGGTGTGGACCTGGCCGTGCGTTATGGCCAGCCGCCATTTGCGCCGGGGCTGAACGCTGAATTGCTGATGGCCCCCACAGTGGTCGCGGTGGCCAGCCCCGGGTTGCTGGCCGAAATGGGGCGGCCCGGCGATTTCGCCGCCTTGCAGCGTTATGTGGCATTGCACGATGCGCACAACTTCTGGCCGCAGTTCTACGCAGCAGTGTTCCCAGGCCATTCGCCGGCCAGCGCCCGGACCGTGCGCTTCAACCAAACTTCACTGGCCATCGAAGCCGCGATTGGCGGGCAGGGCATCGCCCTGGCCAGCCAGGCCTTCGTCAGCGACGACCTGGCTGCCGGGCGCCTGGTGCAGGTGTTCCCCCAGCAATTGCGGCTGGACAAGGCGTTTTACCTGGTATGGCCGCGCAAGCGGCAGGCGCCGGCGGCCCTGCAGCTTGTCAGGGCGTGGTTGCAGGCTCAGGCAGGCGATAGGAAATCTATCGTCTAG
- a CDS encoding SDR family oxidoreductase produces MSEAKVAIITAGGSGMGAAAARRLAADGFKVGILSSSGKGEALARELGGIGVTGSNQSVADLQRLVDAVVGQWGRVDVLVNSAGHGPRAPILEISDEDWHKGMDTYLLNVIRPARLVTPIMQRQKGGSIINISTAWAFEPNEMFPTSAVFRSGLAAFSKIFADTYAADNVRINNVLPGWIDSLPATEQRRDSVPLKRYGTSEEIAATIAFLASEGAAYITGQNIRVDGGLTRSV; encoded by the coding sequence ATGTCAGAAGCAAAAGTGGCCATCATCACCGCCGGTGGCAGCGGCATGGGCGCCGCAGCGGCACGCCGCCTGGCCGCCGACGGTTTCAAGGTCGGTATCCTGTCGTCCTCGGGCAAGGGCGAAGCGTTGGCCAGGGAACTGGGCGGTATCGGCGTTACCGGCAGCAACCAGTCGGTTGCCGACCTGCAGCGCCTGGTCGATGCCGTGGTCGGGCAGTGGGGACGCGTCGACGTGCTGGTCAACAGTGCCGGCCACGGCCCGCGCGCGCCGATCCTGGAGATCAGCGACGAAGACTGGCACAAGGGCATGGACACCTACCTGCTCAATGTTATCCGCCCGGCCCGCCTGGTGACGCCGATCATGCAACGGCAGAAGGGTGGCAGCATCATCAACATCTCCACCGCCTGGGCATTCGAACCCAACGAGATGTTCCCCACCTCGGCGGTGTTCCGTTCCGGCCTGGCCGCGTTCAGCAAGATCTTCGCCGATACCTACGCCGCCGACAACGTGCGCATCAACAACGTGCTGCCTGGCTGGATCGACAGCCTGCCGGCCACCGAGCAGCGTCGCGACAGCGTACCGCTCAAACGCTATGGCACCAGCGAGGAAATCGCCGCCACCATTGCCTTCCTGGCCAGCGAAGGCGCCGCCTATATCACCGGGCAGAACATCAGGGTCGATGGTGGCCTGACGCGTAGTGTCTAG
- a CDS encoding tetratricopeptide repeat protein, with the protein MPNTPILSALLWLFSAIMAPAALAGERSPPARSNNASTALIETASQQYAEGQLDQAAATLERALHIQPNNPATLHYLGVLRLEQGQFEQAETLALRSNLRVGANHALRNRNLQLIEAAHNARRSGMLPTAAH; encoded by the coding sequence ATGCCCAATACACCTATCCTGTCAGCCTTGCTGTGGTTGTTCAGCGCCATCATGGCACCCGCTGCACTGGCCGGCGAGCGCTCGCCACCGGCGCGCAGCAACAATGCCTCGACCGCGCTGATCGAAACAGCGTCGCAACAGTATGCCGAAGGCCAGCTGGACCAGGCGGCGGCCACCCTGGAGCGCGCGCTGCACATCCAGCCAAACAACCCGGCGACCTTGCACTACCTGGGCGTGCTGCGCCTTGAGCAAGGCCAATTCGAACAGGCCGAAACCCTGGCGCTGCGCTCCAACCTGCGGGTCGGCGCCAACCATGCGTTACGCAATCGCAACCTGCAACTGATAGAGGCCGCGCACAACGCCCGGCGCTCAGGCATGCTGCCGACCGCTGCGCATTGA
- a CDS encoding glutathione-independent formaldehyde dehydrogenase, translating into MKAIVYNGPRDVAVKDVPDARIEKPTDVLVRITTSNICGSDLHMYEGRTSFEAGRVFGHENLGEVIEVGAGVDRVKVGDRVCLPFNIGCGFCENCEKGLTGFCLTANPGAAGAAYGFADMGPYQGGQAELLRVPYADFNCLVLPEDAQEREDDYVMLADIFPTGWHATELAGLQPGESIAIYGAGPVGLMAAYSAIIKGASQVFVVDNQPDRLQLAARLGATPINAVEHKAVEEIMNLTHGKGTDRGCECVGYQCCNRHGHEVNYLTMNNLVASTKATGGIGVVGVFVPEDPGAKNDLAKEGKMAFDFGAFWFKGQHIRTGQANVKAYNRRLAALIHHGRAKPSQIISHRLTLAEGPDAYKHFDARDDGWTKVVLKPAA; encoded by the coding sequence ATGAAAGCTATCGTCTATAACGGCCCGCGTGACGTCGCCGTCAAGGATGTACCGGACGCAAGAATCGAAAAGCCCACTGACGTGCTGGTACGCATCACCACCAGCAATATCTGCGGCTCCGACCTGCACATGTATGAGGGCCGTACCTCGTTCGAAGCCGGGCGTGTGTTCGGCCATGAGAACCTTGGCGAAGTGATCGAGGTGGGCGCCGGGGTCGACCGGGTCAAGGTCGGTGACCGTGTCTGCCTGCCCTTCAATATCGGCTGCGGGTTCTGCGAGAACTGCGAAAAAGGCCTGACCGGATTCTGCCTCACGGCCAACCCGGGGGCCGCCGGCGCTGCCTACGGCTTCGCCGACATGGGCCCCTATCAAGGTGGCCAGGCAGAGTTGTTGCGTGTGCCTTACGCTGATTTCAACTGCCTGGTGCTGCCGGAGGACGCCCAGGAGCGCGAAGACGACTACGTCATGCTCGCGGATATCTTCCCCACTGGCTGGCACGCAACGGAGCTGGCCGGTCTGCAGCCGGGCGAAAGTATTGCGATCTATGGCGCCGGCCCAGTGGGGCTGATGGCGGCCTACTCGGCAATCATCAAGGGCGCCTCGCAGGTGTTCGTGGTAGACAACCAGCCAGATCGGCTGCAGCTTGCCGCGCGGCTTGGGGCAACGCCGATCAACGCCGTCGAGCACAAGGCCGTGGAAGAAATCATGAACCTGACCCACGGCAAAGGCACCGACCGGGGCTGCGAATGCGTGGGCTATCAGTGCTGCAACAGGCATGGCCATGAAGTCAATTACCTGACCATGAACAACCTGGTTGCCTCGACCAAGGCTACCGGTGGTATAGGCGTAGTGGGGGTGTTCGTGCCAGAAGACCCGGGGGCGAAGAACGACCTGGCAAAAGAGGGCAAGATGGCCTTCGATTTCGGCGCGTTCTGGTTCAAGGGCCAACATATCCGCACCGGCCAGGCGAACGTCAAGGCCTATAACCGGCGCCTTGCAGCGCTCATCCATCATGGGCGTGCCAAGCCTTCGCAGATCATCTCCCATCGCCTGACGCTTGCCGAAGGCCCCGATGCCTACAAGCATTTCGATGCGCGGGATGATGGCTGGACCAAGGTGGTGCTCAAGCCTGCTGCCTGA
- a CDS encoding LysR family transcriptional regulator, with the protein MTTALDTLPDPKLLQLFDVLYQCHSVTRTAEQLGQSQPTVSIWLGRLREELNDPLFVRTPGGMAPTPRADQLIGPCREVLESLRRLTTWAPQFDPATTQRRFRLCVSDASHITLLPSILNHLRSHAPGIRLEAARIDGNTESALESGEADLAIGFVPWLGAGMYQQVLFEQDWVCLSNPHHPRLGQGISVAQYQAEGHVQVSAGTGQKLLEAGLARAGIERRIMLELPGFLGLGMIVGSTDLVATLPRHIGQTLAAMHGLQVHDCPFAVEGFTVKQHWHARYQQDSGNRWMREVIRALFQSAGSQQR; encoded by the coding sequence ATGACGACCGCACTCGACACCTTGCCCGATCCCAAACTGCTGCAGCTGTTCGATGTGCTGTACCAGTGCCACAGCGTGACCCGGACGGCAGAGCAACTGGGCCAGAGTCAACCGACCGTGAGCATCTGGCTGGGCCGCTTGCGCGAAGAACTGAACGACCCGCTGTTCGTGCGCACCCCGGGCGGCATGGCCCCTACCCCGCGGGCTGACCAGCTGATCGGGCCCTGCCGCGAAGTGCTGGAATCGCTGCGGCGCCTGACCACCTGGGCACCGCAATTCGATCCGGCCACGACGCAGCGGCGCTTTCGCCTGTGCGTCAGCGATGCGAGCCACATCACCTTGCTGCCCAGCATCCTCAACCACCTGCGCAGCCATGCGCCCGGCATTCGCCTGGAAGCGGCACGCATCGATGGCAATACCGAAAGCGCCCTGGAATCGGGCGAAGCGGACCTGGCCATCGGCTTCGTGCCTTGGCTCGGCGCGGGCATGTACCAGCAGGTGTTGTTCGAACAGGACTGGGTCTGCCTGAGCAACCCGCACCACCCGCGCCTGGGCCAAGGCATCAGCGTGGCGCAGTACCAGGCCGAAGGGCATGTGCAGGTCAGTGCCGGGACCGGGCAGAAGTTGCTCGAGGCCGGCCTGGCGCGGGCCGGCATCGAACGCAGGATCATGTTGGAGCTGCCGGGCTTTCTCGGCCTGGGCATGATTGTCGGGTCGACCGACCTGGTGGCCACGCTGCCACGGCACATCGGCCAGACGCTGGCCGCCATGCATGGTTTGCAGGTGCACGATTGCCCGTTTGCGGTAGAAGGTTTCACCGTCAAGCAGCATTGGCACGCACGGTACCAGCAGGACAGCGGCAATCGCTGGATGAGGGAGGTGATCCGGGCGTTGTTCCAGAGCGCAGGCAGTCAGCAGCGCTGA
- a CDS encoding ketopantoate reductase family protein: protein MKICILGAGALGCAIGAALSEAGHETWLLNRGRAHVEAMQRHGLQVQDERGVRQVQVNAACAAEDVGVADLVVVLVKSFHTREAIAGAAALIGPQTLVLSLQNGLGHEDLLAEAVGPERVLAGKTYVGGVLLAPGSIRAGVAGKQTFIGELDGKRTPRVQAIAEVFNGAGLATTVSDNILGTMWDKLLVNVATGALSGITRLSYGQLYSEPLLESTAKAAVAEAITVAERAGIRLSLADPDAAWRLAAEGLPASFRTSMLQSLEKGSVSEIDFINGSVVRWGQRHGVATPVNATLVACIKGIERAMADQQKGSHP from the coding sequence GTGAAAATCTGCATTCTGGGTGCCGGCGCCCTGGGTTGCGCCATTGGTGCAGCCTTGAGCGAGGCGGGGCATGAAACCTGGCTGTTGAACCGTGGCCGCGCGCATGTCGAGGCGATGCAGCGGCACGGGTTGCAAGTGCAGGACGAGCGCGGCGTGCGGCAGGTACAGGTGAATGCCGCCTGCGCCGCCGAAGACGTCGGTGTGGCCGACCTGGTGGTGGTGCTGGTCAAGTCGTTCCACACCCGCGAGGCGATCGCCGGTGCTGCCGCGCTGATCGGGCCGCAGACGCTGGTGCTGTCGCTGCAGAACGGTCTTGGCCACGAAGACCTGCTGGCCGAGGCCGTAGGCCCGGAGCGGGTACTGGCCGGCAAGACCTACGTCGGCGGCGTGCTGCTGGCCCCAGGTTCGATCCGGGCCGGTGTGGCCGGCAAGCAGACCTTCATCGGTGAACTCGACGGCAAACGCACCCCACGTGTGCAGGCCATCGCCGAGGTGTTCAACGGCGCCGGGCTCGCCACCACGGTCAGCGACAACATTCTCGGCACCATGTGGGACAAGCTGCTGGTCAACGTCGCCACTGGCGCACTCAGCGGCATTACCCGGCTCAGCTATGGTCAGCTGTACAGCGAGCCGCTGCTGGAAAGCACCGCCAAGGCAGCGGTGGCCGAAGCCATCACCGTCGCCGAACGTGCCGGTATCCGCCTGAGCCTTGCCGACCCGGACGCCGCGTGGCGGCTGGCCGCCGAGGGCCTGCCGGCGAGCTTCCGCACTTCGATGTTGCAGAGCCTGGAAAAGGGCTCGGTCAGCGAAATCGATTTCATCAACGGCTCCGTTGTGCGCTGGGGCCAGCGCCATGGCGTGGCTACACCGGTCAACGCGACCCTGGTGGCCTGTATCAAGGGTATCGAGCGCGCCATGGCCGATCAGCAGAAGGGGAGTCATCCATGA
- a CDS encoding VOC family protein: MSQPKAYLEHVAFWVRDIHWHIRFFSEVCGMSMREVQGDVEQPAQYWTLGGLQFIHQPDFTGPEGRLAHLGIMCEDLEAALAAAQRFGVSEMPQGRNWLRLPDGLAVEFIQARPAQCVAQALAIDPRAEVQA, translated from the coding sequence ATGAGCCAGCCGAAAGCCTACCTTGAACACGTTGCGTTCTGGGTGCGCGACATCCACTGGCACATCCGCTTTTTCAGCGAGGTGTGCGGCATGAGCATGCGCGAGGTCCAGGGCGACGTCGAGCAGCCTGCGCAGTATTGGACCCTCGGTGGCCTGCAGTTCATCCACCAGCCGGACTTCACCGGCCCGGAAGGGCGCCTGGCGCACCTGGGCATCATGTGCGAAGACCTTGAGGCCGCATTGGCTGCCGCCCAGCGTTTCGGCGTCAGCGAAATGCCCCAGGGCCGCAACTGGCTGCGCCTGCCCGACGGCCTGGCCGTCGAATTCATCCAGGCAAGGCCGGCGCAGTGCGTCGCCCAGGCACTGGCCATCGACCCGCGTGCGGAGGTGCAGGCATGA